In Quercus robur chromosome 10, dhQueRobu3.1, whole genome shotgun sequence, a genomic segment contains:
- the LOC126702307 gene encoding uncharacterized protein LOC126702307 isoform X1, whose product MFWLAIIGGGLINLHALLLLSLKLKKKDYGVHTFSRFEIVMVNLALPAISKSSAGLIRGRTALGTAVGVLLLGVVCILLLALLLFLSMGISFAKLLQYKEVHQEGRGFHWYQKIVRVFLVSGKGGEWTSKNPQNSNYLTILEPLFKEFRGPPKSKLSQISGGSSQSQGADDKTEDAEAPFIQKLVGKLRIYYILLESVIQKLCGELRIYYLLLDSVKRVLLAIVGSVYVGNSSSKIPTIISLCISCFQLFFLVLGKPYVKINIQLVEIISVSSEACIFAISLVLPEEKLSDKDKPKLGVLMLILVLVGILPQIMNELYALYKQIKQLDVKKHFLTGLKKASSGLTNFAFRLKGVFTKQPPGLKDNIADSNSKPTSVADEDTATSTSTSYQVKSPNQD is encoded by the exons ATGTTCTGGTTAGCCATAATTGGTGGCGGTTTGATAAACCTGCATGCTTTACTCCTTCTCTCCctaaaattgaagaagaaggatTATGGAGTACATACATTCTCAAGATTTGAAATAGTCATGGTAAATCTTGCGCTACCTGCTATTTCTAAGTCCTCTGCTGGTCTAATTAGAG GAAGAACGGCATTGGGGACTGCTGTTGGCGTTCTGCTTCTGGGTGTCGTGTGTATTCTACTGCTGGCCTTGCTCTTGTTCCTCTCTATGGGTATTTCATTTGCAAAGCTACTTCAATACAAGGAAGTTCATCAAGAGGGTCGGGGTTTCCACTGGTATCAAAAAATAGTCCGGGTATTTTTGGTTTCTGGTAAGGGAGGCGAGTGGACATCGAAAAACCCACAGAATTCAAATTATCTAACCATTTTAGAGCCTCTATTTAAAGAATTTAGAGGCCCTCCAAAGTCCAAGCTCTCACAGATTTCTGGGGGCAGTTCCCAATCACAAGGTGCAGATGACAAAACTGAAGATGCAGAAGCACCTTTTATCCAAAAGCTGGTTGGAAAACTCAGAATATACTACATATTGCTTGAGTCTGTTATCCAAAAGCTATGTGGAGAACTCAGAATATACTACCTATTGCTTGATTCCGTGAAACGTGTTTTGCTAGCGATTGTGGGTAGTGTCTATGTGGGCAACTCTTCTTCTAAAATTCCTACCATAATCTCTTTATGCATCAGTTGTTTTCAGCTCTTCTTCCTTGTTCTCGGGAAGCCATATGTTAAGATAAACATTCAGCTGGTTGAGATCATATCAGTTTCCAGTGAAGCATGTATATTTGCTATTTCATTAGTTCTCCCGGAGGAGAAATTGTCAGACAAGGATAAGCCTAAACTTGGAGTTCTCATGCTTATACTTGTCCTAGTGGGAATTTTACCACAGATAATGAATGAATTGTATGCTTTGTATAAACAGATAAAGCAGCTGGACGTTAAGAAGCATTTCTTAACCGGTTTGAAAAAAGCTTCATCTGGATTAACTAACTTTGCTTTTCGGCTCAAAGGAGTTTTCACTAAGCAGCCCCCAGGTTTAAAGGATAATATTGCGGACTCCAACTCTAAACCAACCTCTGTTGCAGATGAAGATACAGCTACCTCTACCTCTACCTCTTATCAAGTCAAATCTCCAAATCAAGATTGA
- the LOC126702307 gene encoding uncharacterized protein LOC126702307 isoform X2, giving the protein MGLHKLPLVVLLFSVFSLLSFIALCDDSEPTVKFLKTPYAFSNLNSTVFVFKVHVGGNGACTNCNITCKLDDGFGRINASQCENGTVMCEDLQDGDHKFEVCANGTQGVGCSSHNWTIDRRSINLTTHVPKRQLQFNGETILVRATNNYKNLRVCLTFPKPVNNTSEEIKKFLKAEVLYSLQKSQGSLLPLVDTKKYEGPRRFEYKVAAYIFDTTVVNVSIDTTSIISRQGTPFFPVEPFTFIYDSLRPAVHLIELPTEFPRPAVMWRTPSHIWTRERNILVLIKFVKPVFGFSRSNISIIGGKLQRQVISGYLHVCIYAC; this is encoded by the exons ATGGGCTTGCACAAGCTTCCATTGGTGGTTCTACTTTTCTcggttttttctcttttgagttTCATAGCACTCTGTGATGACTCAGAGCCCACTGTGAAGTTCTTGAAGACTCCCTATGcattctcaaatctcaactCAACCGTATTCGTCTTTAAAGTTCATGTGGGTGGGAATGGTGCTTGCACCAATTGTAATATCACTTGCAAG TTGGACGATGgctttggccgcattaatgctTCTCAATGTGAAAATGGGACGGTTATGTGTGAAGATTTGCAGGATGGAGATCATAAATTTGAGGTTTGCGCCAACGGGACTCAAGGAGTTGGCTGCAGTAGCCATAACTGGACTATTG ATAGACGAAGTATCAACTTAACAACTCACGTTCCTAAAAGGCAACTTCAATTTAATGGTGAAACTATACTGGTGCGAGCAACCAATAACTATAAGAATCTAAGGGTCTGTTTAACCTTTCCAAAGCCTGTTAACAACACATctgaagaaattaaaaaatttctcaaagcAGAAGTTTTATATTCACTCCAAAAGAGTCAGGGCTCACTTCTTCCTCTGGTTGACACTAAAAAATATGAAGGGCCTAGAAGATTTGAATATAAG GTTGCTGCATATATATTTGACACGACTGTAGTCAATGTAAGCATTGATACAACCTCTATAATAAGCAGACAGGGGACTCCATTTTTTCCAGTTGAACCATTTACTTTCATATATG ATTCTCTGAGGCCTGCTGTACACTTGATTGAACTACCTACCGAATTTCCAAGGCCTGCTGTAATGTGGCGTACACCATCCCATATTTGGACAAGAGAACGCAACATCCTTGTGTTGATAAAATTCGTGAAGCCTGTATTTGGCTTTAGCCGTTCTAATATATCAATCATAGGAGGGAAATTACAGAGGCAAGTCATTTCTGGTTATCTTCATGTTTGTATCTATGCATGTTAA
- the LOC126704249 gene encoding uncharacterized protein LOC126704249, producing the protein MAKLDDAMYSSVNYSIRINGKLWGHITPSRGLRQGDPLSPYLFLFCAEDDSIIFCIASIKNCDPLQRVLNVYELGSGQQLNRAKTSLYFSSNTAHEVISPPSLLEVEARVSELIDQDTSSWNPELIRGIFLPHEAKAILGLVLSSCLPEDRLVWVPSLNDDSRLGHFWKTFWGLDIPPKVRHFAWRDCKDILPTIENLMKRKVLLDGLCDVCHADVESSSHIFWDCAFVREVWVLSKLFPTNSWVHFHSFLDMLWYGVMEVDWEQDRIERIVMIPPSPSRYKLNVDGGIFAAQNSADIGVIIRDSDGSLIGACSKKLQIPLGAVEVEAKAVEFGLQFSKDLLIQDFIMEGDSLVVFNALSETSPPPSSIVCDLWFCICFP; encoded by the exons ATGGCGAAGCTTGATGATGCAATGTATTCATCAGTCAATTATTCTATCAGAATCAATGGTAAGCTGTGGGGCCATATCACTCCTTCAAGGGGGCTTCGCCAAGGTGACCCTCTCTCCCCTtatctgtttcttttttgtgcTGAAG atgacagcATAATTTTTTGTATAGCTTCCATTAAGAATTGTGACCCTTTACAACGTGTTTTGAATGTCTATGAATTGGGTTCGGGTCAACAGTTGAATAGGGCCAAAACTTCCTTATATTTCAGTAGTAACACTGCTCATGAG GTGATCTCTCCGCCTTCTCTGCTTGAGGTTGAAGCTCGGGTCAGTGAGCTTATTGATCAGGACACTAGTTCTTGGAATCCTGAGTTGATCCGGGGAATTTTCTTACCGCATGAGGCTAAGGCAATTTTGGGTTTGGTCTTGAGCTCTTGCTTACCTGAGGATAGGCTGGTTTGGGTCCCATCTTTGAATG ATGATAGTAGGCTGGGGCATTTTTGGAAGACATTTTGGGGGCTTGATATTCCTCCTAAGGTTCGCCACTTTGCATGGAGAGATTGTAAGGACATTCTTCCAACCATAGAGAACCTCATGAAAAGGAAGGTGTTGTTAGATGGACTATGTGATGTATGTCATGCGGATGTGGAGTCATCAAGCCATATTTTCTGGGATTGTGCCTTCGTTCGTGAAGTCTGGGTTTTATCGAAGCTGTTTCCAACGAACTCGTGGGTCcactttcattcttttttggaTATGTTGTGGTATGGGGTTATGGAAGTTGATTGGGAGCAGGATAGGATTGAACGGATTGTTATG ATTCCTCCTTCACCCAGCAGGTATAAATTAAATGTCGATGGTGGCATATTTGCTGCGCAAAATTCGGCAGACATTGGGGTAATTATTAGGGACTCAGATGGCTCGTTAATTGGAGCTTGCAGTAAGAAGCTTCAGATCCCTCTTGGTGCAGTAGAAGTGGAGGCAAAGGCAGTTGAGTTCGGGTTGCAATTTTCTAAGGACTTGCTGATTCAAGACTTCATTATGGAGGGTGATTCATTGGTGGTGTTCAATGCCCTTTCAGAGACCTCTCCCCCGCCTTCGTCGATTGTCTGTGATTTATGGTTCTGTATCTGCTTCCCATGA